A window of the Euzebya pacifica genome harbors these coding sequences:
- a CDS encoding YbaK/EbsC family protein, which translates to MGRHTEEGRGVQETKPATARVIAAAAAAGLDITVRQFPEGTRTAADAAAAIGCDVAAIVKSIVMHDDVGPLLVFTSGRNRVDAGKVEAEIGGGAVRRATAEEARAATGYAIGGTAPFGHPAPLRMLVDRDLLEFEEVWAAAGTPDTVFPLTPRQLMAATGVPPVDVAE; encoded by the coding sequence ATGGGTCGTCACACCGAGGAGGGCAGGGGAGTGCAGGAGACCAAGCCAGCGACCGCACGGGTCATCGCCGCCGCCGCAGCAGCGGGACTCGACATCACCGTCAGGCAGTTCCCGGAGGGCACCCGAACCGCGGCCGACGCTGCCGCGGCGATCGGGTGCGACGTGGCCGCCATCGTCAAGAGCATCGTCATGCACGACGACGTGGGACCGTTGCTGGTCTTCACCTCCGGCCGGAACCGTGTCGACGCCGGAAAGGTCGAGGCCGAGATCGGTGGCGGCGCCGTGCGGCGTGCGACGGCCGAGGAGGCCCGGGCCGCCACCGGGTACGCGATCGGGGGGACCGCACCCTTCGGCCACCCGGCCCCGCTGCGGATGCTCGTCGATCGCGACCTGCTGGAGTTCGAGGAGGTGTGGGCCGCCGCCGGGACACCGGACACGGTCTTCCCCTTGACGCCCCGGCAGCTGATGGCGGCGACCGGTGTCCCGCCTGTCGACGTGGCCGAATGA
- a CDS encoding HesB/IscA family protein: MSDVTTAPAASETVEGPVSLTDSAAEKVRELMSREEDTDAISLRIAVQPGGCAGMRYALYFDDRQLDNDVLIDVKGVPIRVDKMSSPYLRGTTIDWVDSLQGAGFSIDNPNAQSSCACGDSFQ; the protein is encoded by the coding sequence ATGAGCGACGTCACCACTGCCCCAGCCGCATCCGAGACCGTCGAAGGTCCGGTGTCCCTCACCGACTCGGCGGCCGAGAAGGTCCGCGAGCTGATGTCTCGCGAAGAAGACACCGACGCCATCTCCCTCCGCATCGCCGTCCAGCCGGGTGGCTGCGCCGGCATGCGCTATGCCCTTTACTTCGACGACCGTCAGCTCGACAACGACGTGCTCATCGACGTCAAGGGTGTCCCGATTCGCGTGGACAAGATGTCCAGCCCGTACCTCCGTGGCACGACCATCGACTGGGTCGACAGCCTCCAGGGCGCCGGCTTCTCCATCGACAACCCCAACGCGCAGTCCTCCTGCGCCTGTGGTGACTCCTTCCAGTAG
- a CDS encoding sulfurtransferase TusA family protein yields the protein MSAVTVVDSRGRPCPLPVIDLAKAIVTVEVGHGVRVLSDDPGADVDIPAWCRMRGQELREVTDEDGHRAYLVMRVR from the coding sequence GTGTCCGCCGTCACCGTCGTCGACTCCAGAGGTCGACCCTGCCCCCTCCCGGTCATCGACCTGGCCAAGGCCATCGTGACGGTCGAGGTCGGCCATGGGGTCCGGGTCCTGTCCGATGACCCCGGCGCTGACGTCGACATCCCGGCGTGGTGCCGCATGCGCGGCCAGGAGCTGCGAGAGGTCACCGACGAGGACGGCCACCGCGCCTACCTCGTCATGCGCGTGCGCTGA